The window ATCCGGCGCTGAAGGCCGAAGGCAAGGCGCAGGAAACCAAGGGCGAGGCGCAGAATCTCGTTGGCAAGGTCAAGGGCGCGTTTGGCGACAAGATCTGACGAATTGGATGA of the Novosphingobium sp. 9 genome contains:
- a CDS encoding CsbD family protein, which produces MGELKDKAKGIGNEIAGNVKQMVGNAQDDPALKAEGKAQETKGEAQNLVGKVKGAFGDKI